The Cystobacter fuscus DSM 2262 genome includes a region encoding these proteins:
- a CDS encoding response regulator, which translates to MSLPSLLLVDDSDAILALERAILSGHYALNTASNGREALEKVVRVQPAAILLDLSMPEMDGDEVLKRVKADPTTADIPVIIISSETSRAESCLALGAELFLSKPFRADELLSAVENALENARRRARAGSLALLRLAVGGLEFAIPLEGVRQVLLQPSTRPLPLGPGYISEFFELRGQPVCVLDLARRLEVEHREPVEERKLVILEISGVQLALSVDAVQDPEEYPATDIERRDRVGGVGHGELRDALMGMLRSGERSVPIFDPKAFATQELLREAVDVLRPARSA; encoded by the coding sequence GTGAGTCTTCCGTCCCTGCTCCTTGTCGATGACAGTGATGCCATCCTCGCGCTCGAGCGCGCCATCCTCTCCGGCCATTACGCGCTGAACACGGCGAGCAATGGCCGGGAGGCGCTGGAGAAGGTGGTCCGGGTCCAGCCGGCCGCCATCCTGTTGGACTTGTCCATGCCGGAGATGGACGGGGACGAGGTGCTCAAGCGGGTGAAGGCGGATCCCACCACCGCCGACATTCCGGTCATCATCATCTCCTCGGAGACGAGCCGGGCGGAGTCGTGCCTGGCGCTGGGCGCGGAGTTGTTCCTGTCCAAGCCCTTCCGGGCCGACGAGCTCTTGAGCGCGGTGGAGAACGCGCTGGAGAACGCGCGGCGCCGGGCGCGAGCGGGTTCGCTGGCCCTGTTGCGGCTGGCGGTGGGCGGCCTGGAGTTCGCCATCCCCCTGGAGGGCGTGCGTCAGGTCCTCCTCCAGCCGAGCACGCGTCCCCTGCCGCTGGGGCCGGGCTACATCTCCGAGTTCTTCGAGCTGCGGGGCCAGCCGGTGTGCGTGCTGGACCTGGCGCGCCGGCTCGAGGTCGAGCACCGCGAGCCCGTCGAGGAGCGCAAGCTGGTCATCCTGGAGATCAGCGGGGTGCAGCTGGCGCTGAGCGTGGACGCGGTGCAGGACCCCGAGGAGTACCCGGCCACGGACATCGAGCGGCGCGATCGCGTGGGCGGTGTCGGCCACGGCGAGCTGCGCGATGCCCTCATGGGCATGCTGCGCAGCGGAGAGCGCTCGGTTCCCATCTTCGATCCCAAGGCATTCGCCACGCAGGAACTCTTGCGCGAGGCGGTGGACGTGCTTCGTCCGGCGCGTAGCGCATGA
- a CDS encoding chemotaxis protein CheB, with protein sequence MSGGKEPIRVLVVDDSPTMADAVSALLTDDPRIEVVGRANTGSRAVTLARLLRPDVITMDLLMPDLDGPAAIAAIMAEAPARVLVVSAVADQRNLEVCFQAMSAGALELIGKPSVISGEELRRWGRQLAESVCLMAEVPVISRRLRVSSPPPPVSGARVDIMGIAASTGGPPALSEVLSRLPPDLPVPIVIAQHITEGFTPGMVRWLSQVTSLKVVIAREGERVEAGKVYFPADGHDLTIEGNGVVRMTRTRGGPCPSGDLLLSSLARTYGSRAGGGGLTGMGEDGARGLLDIRKAGGVTFAQDEATCVVFGMPRVALELKAADRGVPLSSIPDIIRMSCRRGPMPNRPPGPEGVV encoded by the coding sequence ATGAGTGGTGGGAAGGAGCCCATCCGTGTGCTCGTGGTGGATGACTCGCCCACCATGGCGGATGCCGTCAGCGCCCTGCTGACGGATGATCCGCGCATCGAGGTGGTGGGGCGCGCCAACACGGGAAGCCGGGCGGTGACGCTGGCGCGCCTGTTGCGCCCGGACGTCATCACCATGGATCTGCTCATGCCGGACCTGGATGGCCCGGCGGCCATCGCGGCGATCATGGCCGAGGCGCCCGCGCGCGTCCTGGTGGTGAGCGCCGTGGCGGACCAGCGCAACCTGGAGGTGTGCTTCCAGGCGATGAGCGCGGGCGCCCTGGAGCTCATCGGCAAGCCGAGCGTCATCAGCGGCGAGGAGCTGCGGCGTTGGGGCCGGCAGCTGGCCGAGTCGGTGTGTCTGATGGCGGAGGTGCCCGTCATCTCCCGGCGCCTGCGCGTCTCCAGCCCGCCGCCGCCCGTGTCGGGCGCCCGGGTGGACATCATGGGCATCGCCGCCTCCACCGGCGGGCCGCCGGCCCTGTCCGAGGTGCTCTCGCGCCTGCCTCCGGATCTGCCCGTGCCCATCGTCATCGCCCAGCACATCACCGAGGGCTTCACCCCCGGCATGGTGCGCTGGCTCTCCCAGGTGACCTCGCTCAAGGTGGTCATCGCCCGGGAGGGTGAGCGCGTGGAGGCGGGCAAGGTGTACTTCCCGGCGGACGGTCACGACCTGACCATCGAGGGCAACGGCGTGGTGCGCATGACGCGCACGCGTGGCGGCCCCTGTCCCTCGGGAGATCTCCTGTTGTCCTCCCTGGCGCGCACCTATGGCAGCCGCGCCGGCGGAGGTGGCCTCACCGGCATGGGAGAGGACGGCGCCCGCGGCCTGCTGGACATCCGCAAGGCGGGAGGCGTCACCTTCGCCCAGGACGAGGCCACGTGCGTCGTCTTCGGCATGCCCCGGGTGGCGCTGGAACTGAAAGCGGCGGACCGGGGCGTTCCCCTGTCCTCCATTCCCGACATCATCCGCATGAGCTGCCGCCGCGGTCCCATGCCGAACCGTCCTCCCGGTCCGGAGGGCGTGGTTTGA
- a CDS encoding methyl-accepting chemotaxis protein: MSPARKSIGIGAQFVFATAAVSVAIAILLSMMAAQQLRDSLMSSTLNEGKAIALGFSAAAERAGGTSSLQPLVDAFRDAQGLGYLYVVDESNTVLAHSFPGDVPVELLTANPLSDNGLANGERTQTREMVEMTVDNKRVAVADVAAPLSGATRGVLHVGMMHDSVSVLVGQLWLKMLMLGLLIVAVGVLGVYVLSRSIVGPLRELTNAAAHIVQSGDLTRPIPAIAGGELGQLAVSFSQMVERLRSVTQNLQQASEALNASTEQLNASAAEQSQTVARQASALQETQVTAQEIRQTSLLAAQKADAVLSVAERADELSRTGEASLEQTLAGLNDIRAQVQEIAQKILELGERTVQIGSITQTVKDLADQSNMLALNAAIEAVRSGEHGKGFGVVAREIRALADQSIESTDRVRELLDDIGNSVATAVRATERGSQRMEMGLEQVRSYGKSLRELSTINQDNAAAVRQIAAAVGQQNVGISQISTAVGDLSKMMEETVARISATGEAATTLQVISEQLSSAVKAYRV, from the coding sequence GTGAGCCCCGCCCGTAAATCCATAGGCATCGGTGCCCAGTTCGTCTTCGCCACCGCGGCCGTCAGCGTCGCCATCGCCATCCTGCTGTCCATGATGGCGGCCCAGCAGCTGCGCGACAGCCTCATGTCGAGCACCTTGAACGAGGGCAAGGCGATCGCGCTGGGCTTCTCGGCCGCCGCCGAGCGCGCCGGCGGCACCTCGTCGCTGCAGCCCCTGGTGGACGCGTTCCGGGATGCCCAGGGCCTGGGCTACCTCTACGTGGTGGACGAGAGCAACACGGTGCTCGCCCACTCCTTCCCGGGCGATGTGCCCGTGGAGCTGCTCACCGCCAACCCCCTGTCCGACAACGGCCTCGCCAATGGTGAGCGCACGCAGACGCGGGAAATGGTGGAGATGACGGTCGACAACAAGCGGGTGGCCGTCGCCGACGTGGCCGCGCCCCTGTCGGGCGCGACGCGGGGTGTGCTGCACGTGGGCATGATGCACGACAGCGTGAGCGTCCTGGTGGGCCAGCTGTGGCTCAAGATGCTGATGCTGGGCCTGCTCATCGTGGCCGTGGGCGTGCTCGGGGTGTACGTGCTGAGCCGCTCCATCGTGGGGCCGCTGCGCGAGCTCACCAACGCGGCCGCGCACATCGTCCAGTCGGGCGACCTCACCCGTCCCATCCCCGCCATCGCGGGCGGCGAGCTGGGCCAGCTGGCCGTGTCGTTCTCTCAGATGGTGGAGCGGCTGCGCTCGGTGACGCAGAACCTCCAGCAGGCCAGCGAGGCCCTCAACGCCTCCACCGAGCAGCTCAACGCCTCCGCCGCCGAGCAGTCGCAGACGGTGGCCCGGCAGGCCTCCGCGCTCCAGGAGACGCAGGTCACCGCCCAGGAGATCCGCCAGACGAGTCTCCTCGCCGCCCAGAAGGCCGACGCGGTGCTCTCCGTGGCCGAGCGCGCCGACGAGCTGAGCCGCACGGGCGAGGCCTCCCTGGAGCAGACGCTCGCGGGCCTCAACGACATCCGCGCCCAGGTGCAGGAGATCGCCCAGAAGATCCTCGAGCTGGGCGAGCGCACCGTGCAGATCGGCAGCATCACCCAGACGGTGAAGGACCTGGCGGACCAGTCCAACATGCTCGCGCTCAACGCCGCCATCGAGGCGGTGCGCTCGGGCGAGCACGGCAAGGGCTTCGGCGTGGTGGCGCGTGAAATCCGCGCCCTGGCCGACCAGTCCATCGAGTCCACGGACCGCGTGCGCGAGCTGCTGGACGATATCGGCAACTCGGTGGCCACCGCGGTGCGCGCCACCGAGCGCGGCTCGCAGCGCATGGAGATGGGCCTGGAGCAGGTGCGCTCCTACGGCAAGAGCCTGCGCGAGCTGTCCACCATCAACCAGGACAACGCCGCCGCCGTGCGGCAGATCGCCGCCGCCGTGGGTCAGCAGAACGTGGGCATCAGCCAGATCAGCACCGCCGTGGGTGATCTCTCCAAGATGATGGAGGAGACGGTGGCCCGTATCAGCGCCACCGGCGAGGCGGCCACCACGCTGCAGGTCATCTCCGAGCAGCTCAGCAGCGCGGTGAAGGCCTACCGCGTGTAG
- a CDS encoding ATP-dependent Clp protease adaptor ClpS, with translation MPREKSDPDSNVVTETVPQKKLKRPTLYKVLLHNDNYTTREFVVAVLKEVFHKSETDAVQIMLHIHYNGIGVAGVYTYEVAETKVRTVEAAARENGFPLRLSMEPEEG, from the coding sequence ATGCCTCGAGAGAAGTCCGATCCGGATTCCAACGTCGTCACGGAGACGGTGCCGCAGAAGAAGCTCAAGCGGCCCACGCTCTACAAGGTGCTGTTGCACAACGACAACTACACGACGCGCGAGTTCGTGGTGGCCGTTCTCAAGGAGGTCTTCCACAAATCGGAGACGGATGCCGTGCAGATCATGCTGCACATCCATTACAACGGCATCGGCGTGGCCGGCGTTTATACGTACGAGGTCGCAGAGACGAAGGTACGCACCGTGGAGGCCGCGGCGCGGGAGAATGGCTTCCCGCTGCGCCTCTCGATGGAACCAGAGGAAGGTTGA
- the clpA gene encoding ATP-dependent Clp protease ATP-binding subunit ClpA — translation MAGPLIAKALQDSFRNALEEARRMRHEYLTLEHLLLALTKDTRTREVLKSCGAQVKRLQERLESFLEETVERLPEGVEAEPQQTIGVERVLHRAAMHALSAEQKFIDGGDVLVALFREEESHALYLLQQEGITRLDLLNFISHGISKDASDSGDEGPSGEAHPGVPVGEDEEGEGNTRKSPLEAYTTNLNEEAKAGRIDPLIGRQKELERTIQVLCRRRKNNPLYVGETGVGKTAIAEGLALHIHEGRVPEVLKNSIVFSLDMGALLAGTKFRGQFEERLKGVLKALKEHPDAILFIDEIHTIVGAGATSGGSMDASNLLKPALASGRLRCIGSTTYQEFKASFERDRALSRRFQKIEVGEPSVEDTLLILEGLKSRYEEHHGVKYAPEALRAAAELSAKHINDRFLPDKAIDVVDEAGAAERLKPEGQRTGHVTMTDVEAVVAKMAKIPAKSVSASEGVQLQKLEPELKRVIFGQDPAIKSVVDAIKLARSGLRAPEKPIGSFLFSGPTGVGKTELAKQLAQVLGVEFLRFDMSEYSEKHTVSRLIGAPPGYVGFDQGGLLTDAVRKHPYAVLVLDEIEKAHPDLFNILLQVMDHATLTDNNGRKADFRNIILILTTNAGAREMSTKSMGFGDKQAPVDTLRAKKAIENTFTPEFRNRLDGWVLFSGLPADIILKVVDKEVGLLQKMLEEKRVKLELTPAARAWLAANGYDPAFGARPMARLVDNALKKPLAEAVLFGDLKDGGTARFDVEGDGLKLQSATAPQPAPAA, via the coding sequence GTGGCAGGACCGCTGATTGCCAAGGCATTACAGGACAGCTTCCGCAACGCGCTGGAGGAGGCGCGACGGATGCGTCACGAGTACCTGACGCTCGAGCATCTGTTGCTCGCGCTCACCAAGGACACCCGCACCCGGGAAGTGCTCAAGAGCTGTGGCGCGCAGGTCAAGCGGCTCCAGGAACGCCTGGAGTCCTTCCTGGAGGAGACGGTCGAGCGTCTGCCCGAGGGGGTAGAGGCCGAGCCGCAGCAGACCATCGGCGTGGAGCGCGTGCTGCACCGCGCCGCCATGCACGCCCTGTCCGCCGAGCAGAAGTTCATCGATGGCGGCGACGTGCTCGTGGCCCTCTTCCGCGAGGAGGAGAGCCACGCGCTCTACCTGCTGCAGCAGGAGGGCATCACCCGGCTGGATCTGCTCAACTTCATCTCCCACGGCATCTCCAAGGACGCCTCGGATTCGGGAGACGAAGGGCCGAGCGGCGAGGCGCACCCGGGCGTGCCCGTGGGCGAGGACGAGGAGGGCGAGGGCAACACGCGCAAGAGCCCCCTGGAGGCCTACACCACCAACCTCAACGAGGAGGCCAAGGCGGGCCGCATCGATCCGCTCATCGGGCGGCAGAAGGAGCTCGAGCGCACCATCCAGGTGCTCTGCCGGCGGCGCAAGAACAACCCGCTCTACGTGGGCGAGACGGGCGTGGGCAAGACGGCCATCGCCGAGGGGCTCGCGCTGCACATCCACGAGGGCCGCGTGCCCGAGGTGCTCAAGAACTCCATCGTCTTCTCGCTCGACATGGGCGCGCTCCTGGCGGGCACCAAGTTCCGCGGCCAGTTCGAGGAGCGGCTCAAGGGCGTGCTCAAGGCGCTCAAGGAGCACCCGGACGCCATCCTCTTCATCGACGAGATCCACACCATCGTCGGCGCGGGCGCCACCAGTGGCGGCTCCATGGATGCCTCCAACCTGCTCAAGCCGGCGCTGGCCAGCGGCAGGCTGCGCTGCATCGGCTCGACGACGTACCAGGAGTTCAAGGCGTCCTTCGAGCGCGACCGGGCCCTGTCCCGGCGCTTCCAGAAGATTGAAGTGGGCGAGCCGAGCGTGGAGGACACCCTGCTCATCCTCGAGGGGCTCAAGAGCCGCTACGAGGAGCACCACGGGGTGAAGTACGCGCCGGAGGCCCTGCGGGCCGCCGCGGAGCTGAGCGCCAAGCACATCAACGACCGCTTCCTGCCGGACAAGGCCATCGACGTGGTGGACGAGGCGGGCGCGGCCGAGCGGCTCAAGCCCGAGGGCCAGCGCACCGGCCACGTGACGATGACCGACGTGGAGGCCGTGGTCGCCAAGATGGCGAAGATTCCGGCCAAGAGCGTGTCCGCCAGCGAGGGCGTGCAACTGCAGAAGCTCGAGCCCGAGCTCAAGCGGGTCATCTTCGGCCAGGACCCGGCCATCAAGTCCGTGGTGGACGCCATCAAGCTGGCACGCAGCGGTCTGCGCGCGCCGGAGAAGCCCATCGGCAGCTTCCTCTTCTCGGGCCCCACGGGCGTGGGCAAGACGGAGCTGGCCAAGCAGCTCGCCCAGGTGCTCGGCGTGGAGTTCCTGCGCTTCGACATGAGCGAGTACTCGGAGAAGCACACGGTGAGCCGGCTCATCGGCGCGCCGCCGGGCTACGTGGGCTTCGATCAGGGCGGTCTGCTCACCGACGCCGTGCGCAAGCACCCCTACGCGGTGCTGGTGCTGGACGAGATTGAAAAGGCCCACCCGGACCTCTTCAACATCCTCCTGCAGGTGATGGACCATGCGACGTTGACGGACAACAACGGCCGCAAGGCGGACTTCCGCAACATCATCCTCATCCTCACCACCAACGCGGGCGCCCGGGAGATGAGCACCAAGTCCATGGGCTTCGGCGACAAGCAGGCCCCGGTGGACACCCTGCGCGCGAAGAAGGCCATCGAGAACACCTTCACCCCCGAGTTCCGCAACCGCCTGGACGGCTGGGTGCTCTTCTCCGGCCTGCCCGCGGACATCATCCTCAAGGTGGTGGACAAGGAAGTGGGCCTGCTCCAGAAGATGCTGGAGGAGAAGCGCGTGAAGCTGGAGCTGACCCCGGCGGCGCGCGCGTGGCTCGCCGCCAACGGGTACGACCCGGCCTTCGGTGCGCGGCCCATGGCGCGGCTGGTGGACAACGCGCTCAAGAAGCCGCTCGCCGAGGCCGTGCTCTTCGGTGACCTGAAGGACGGCGGCACCGCGCGCTTCGACGTGGAGGGCGACGGCCTGAAGCTCCAGTCCGCCACCGCTCCGCAGCCCGCGCCCGCGGCCTGA
- a CDS encoding CheR family methyltransferase, translated as MSGGVGVESQLVFERAREFVASCTGFRDTAISPAAVDRVVRMELSRGRSPSELMAEMHRPGSALERALLDAVLVGETYFFRHPEQFRFLATETVSAAMRRGTTTMRAWSAGCASGEESYSIAACLLNMVTPGVQVEVLGTDLHEGRLAFARRGVYGNWSRRESGPLLYPVYQETAEGRVSVIDSVRAVTHFAQANLLEPLAEKHGQFDVIFCRNVLTYFSPDAVQQAVRHLARVLVPGGYLLLGTVEMDNAPAGLVRVGPPELQAFRRPTPQELAPPPKPPPPEPPRIALRVPPPAPAPAPPPPTPVSLHTEALQRIEGGDESGAASTLEALLKQFRDYLPGMLELALLRERAGAREAAFALMHSVRDCASRLPPDQVIEGPEPLPARFYRASADAFLTLGSIE; from the coding sequence ATGAGTGGAGGTGTGGGGGTGGAATCTCAGCTGGTGTTCGAGCGGGCGCGGGAGTTCGTCGCGTCGTGCACGGGCTTCCGCGACACGGCGATCTCTCCCGCGGCGGTGGATCGCGTCGTGCGCATGGAGCTGTCTCGGGGCCGCTCGCCCTCGGAGTTGATGGCGGAGATGCATCGTCCGGGCTCCGCGTTGGAGCGGGCGCTGCTGGACGCGGTGCTGGTGGGCGAGACGTACTTCTTCCGCCACCCGGAGCAGTTCCGCTTCCTGGCGACCGAGACGGTGTCCGCGGCGATGCGCCGGGGCACCACGACGATGCGGGCCTGGAGCGCCGGATGCGCCTCGGGCGAGGAATCGTATTCGATCGCCGCGTGTCTCCTGAACATGGTGACGCCAGGCGTGCAGGTCGAGGTGCTTGGCACGGATCTGCACGAGGGCCGTCTGGCGTTCGCCCGCCGGGGCGTGTACGGCAACTGGTCGCGCCGCGAGTCGGGGCCGCTGCTGTATCCCGTCTATCAGGAGACGGCGGAGGGCCGGGTGAGCGTCATCGATTCGGTGCGCGCCGTCACCCACTTCGCCCAGGCGAACCTGTTGGAGCCCCTGGCCGAGAAGCACGGCCAGTTCGACGTCATCTTCTGCCGCAACGTGCTCACGTACTTCTCGCCCGATGCGGTGCAGCAGGCCGTGCGTCATCTGGCGCGGGTGCTCGTGCCGGGCGGCTACCTGTTGCTGGGCACGGTGGAGATGGACAACGCGCCCGCGGGGCTGGTGCGGGTGGGGCCTCCCGAGCTGCAGGCCTTCCGCCGCCCGACGCCCCAGGAACTGGCGCCTCCCCCCAAGCCTCCGCCTCCCGAGCCTCCCAGGATCGCCCTGCGCGTGCCGCCGCCCGCCCCGGCGCCCGCGCCGCCGCCTCCCACGCCCGTGAGCCTGCACACCGAGGCGCTTCAGCGCATCGAGGGCGGCGACGAGTCCGGCGCGGCCAGCACCCTGGAGGCCCTGCTGAAACAGTTCCGGGACTATCTGCCGGGCATGTTGGAGTTGGCTCTGCTGCGTGAGCGGGCCGGGGCGCGAGAAGCGGCCTTCGCGCTCATGCACAGTGTGCGCGATTGCGCCTCCCGCCTCCCTCCGGATCAGGTCATCGAGGGACCTGAGCCGCTGCCTGCCCGCTTCTACAGGGCGTCCGCCGACGCCTTCCTCACGTTGGGATCCATCGAATGA
- a CDS encoding hybrid sensor histidine kinase/response regulator, with product MSVDPMLQSLVAGFSSEAQEVCQKVTLDLLELEREGLDNEALGKVYTRLARHLHTLKGSAASLGLQDLSSIAHKLEDALAPLRKDIKPMPRPLVDLLLHGLDLFLLRAQAHADGRGDALPDPAAALAQLVADAPPPEEAAAVASGGPAPASAPSSASAANAAAAAASAAMADEDVDAGWRVAAHQVTALMREVERLREFRMRLEDRLRDIGKVVELLSARELLAPTARARATLASVTAGVRADGHEASDIVDSLEEGLKSITTRPVRTILEPLQRMVRDLSRQLGKSSRLSVVGAEVSLDRRLLEKLRGAMVHLLRNAVDHGIEMPEERERAGKHHEGALTLRVEQQGNILFLELIDDGRGIDVVAVRASAERKGLITAEEGARMHETQIRDLIFRPGFSTRTDVTDTSGRGVGLDAVRAAVESMQGRIEVLSTKGSGTRFVLTIPMELGSSPVLTVRAIDASVGLPMLAVESTQLATADNLRIGRSKTQLDYNGQLVPVTDLGARMGLRAAAPPSEGQPLIIVQSGGKRMALAVDAVVGDRDLVIRPLPAEVRDVPSYQGAAILSRGELLLILRPGWVVTDSAPQTVAMPTSRRALVVDDSLTARALHRAMLEAGGFTVHLAASGARALERLQAEEYDVIICDLEMEEMNGTEVIARLRGQPDTRDIPVILVSANDSASARSRGLAAGADGYLSKRECAAGRLLSEVLDVMSRRGARA from the coding sequence ATGTCGGTTGACCCCATGCTGCAGAGCCTCGTGGCGGGCTTCTCGTCCGAGGCGCAGGAAGTCTGTCAAAAGGTCACCCTGGACCTGCTCGAGCTGGAGCGGGAAGGCCTGGACAACGAGGCCCTCGGCAAGGTGTACACGCGCCTGGCGCGCCACCTGCACACCCTCAAGGGCAGCGCCGCCAGCCTCGGGCTGCAGGACCTGAGCTCCATCGCGCACAAGCTGGAAGATGCCCTCGCGCCGCTGCGCAAGGACATCAAGCCCATGCCGCGGCCGCTGGTGGACCTGCTGCTGCACGGGTTGGATCTCTTCCTCCTGCGGGCCCAGGCCCACGCGGACGGCCGGGGCGACGCGCTGCCGGATCCCGCGGCTGCCCTGGCCCAGCTCGTGGCGGATGCCCCGCCCCCGGAGGAGGCCGCGGCGGTCGCGTCGGGGGGCCCCGCGCCGGCGAGCGCGCCCTCCAGCGCTTCCGCCGCGAACGCCGCCGCCGCCGCCGCCAGCGCGGCCATGGCGGACGAGGACGTGGACGCGGGCTGGCGCGTGGCCGCGCACCAGGTGACGGCGCTCATGCGCGAGGTGGAGCGTCTGCGCGAGTTCCGCATGCGTCTGGAAGACCGGTTGCGCGACATCGGCAAGGTGGTGGAGCTCCTGTCGGCGCGCGAGCTGCTGGCGCCCACGGCCCGGGCGCGCGCGACGCTGGCGTCGGTGACGGCGGGCGTGCGCGCGGACGGGCACGAGGCGTCGGACATCGTGGACAGCCTGGAGGAGGGCCTCAAGTCCATCACCACGCGTCCGGTGCGCACCATCCTCGAGCCCTTGCAGCGCATGGTGCGCGACCTGTCGCGCCAGCTGGGCAAGTCCTCGCGCCTGTCGGTGGTGGGCGCGGAGGTGTCGCTGGACCGGCGGCTGCTCGAGAAGCTCCGGGGCGCCATGGTGCACCTGTTGCGCAACGCGGTGGACCACGGCATCGAGATGCCCGAGGAGCGCGAGCGCGCGGGCAAGCACCACGAGGGCGCCCTCACGCTGCGCGTGGAGCAGCAGGGCAACATCCTCTTCCTGGAGCTCATCGACGACGGGCGCGGCATCGACGTGGTGGCGGTGCGCGCGTCGGCCGAGCGCAAGGGCCTCATCACCGCGGAGGAGGGCGCGCGCATGCACGAGACGCAGATCCGCGACCTCATCTTCCGCCCCGGCTTCAGCACCCGCACGGACGTGACGGACACGTCGGGCCGCGGCGTGGGCCTGGACGCGGTGCGCGCCGCGGTGGAGTCCATGCAGGGCCGCATCGAGGTGCTCAGCACCAAGGGCAGCGGCACGCGCTTCGTGCTCACCATCCCCATGGAGCTGGGCAGCTCGCCGGTGCTCACGGTGCGCGCCATCGACGCCTCGGTGGGTCTGCCCATGCTGGCGGTGGAGTCCACCCAGCTGGCCACCGCGGACAACCTGCGCATCGGCCGCAGCAAGACGCAGCTGGACTACAACGGCCAGCTCGTGCCGGTGACCGACCTGGGCGCCCGCATGGGCCTGCGCGCCGCGGCGCCTCCCTCCGAGGGCCAGCCCCTCATCATCGTGCAGAGCGGCGGCAAGCGCATGGCACTCGCCGTGGACGCGGTGGTCGGAGACCGGGACCTGGTCATCCGTCCGCTGCCCGCCGAGGTGCGTGACGTGCCCTCCTACCAGGGCGCCGCCATCCTCAGCCGTGGTGAGCTGCTGCTCATCCTTCGCCCCGGCTGGGTGGTGACCGACAGTGCCCCCCAGACGGTCGCCATGCCGACGAGCCGCCGGGCGCTCGTGGTGGACGACTCTCTCACCGCTCGCGCCCTGCACCGTGCCATGCTGGAGGCTGGTGGCTTCACCGTCCACCTGGCAGCCAGTGGAGCACGCGCCTTGGAGCGTTTGCAGGCGGAAGAATACGACGTGATCATCTGCGACCTTGAGATGGAAGAGATGAACGGCACCGAGGTCATCGCCCGCCTGCGCGGGCAGCCAGACACGCGGGACATCCCCGTCATCCTCGTGTCGGCCAACGACAGTGCGAGCGCCCGTTCCCGCGGTCTGGCGGCGGGAGCGGATGGCTACCTCAGCAAGCGCGAGTGCGCGGCGGGCCGTCTGCTCTCCGAGGTGCTCGACGTGATGAGCCGCAGGGGGGCCCGGGCATGA
- a CDS encoding chemotaxis protein CheW — protein sequence MTSTPRGPEEVQDQEVRTLLDERANRLRGRSDNTTDESVLMVAEFPLGEERYAIPLDSLRAALPLRLVTPVPLSQPHVIGVLRYQGQVLAALSLAALLGGHGWRQDPAVLLVVERGDGELCALDCEAIPRPLSMPTVAVEAARAQTEGPVTQVLMSGSRQVIHLIDLPRLFASTSGTRNVG from the coding sequence ATGACATCCACCCCCCGAGGCCCCGAGGAGGTTCAGGACCAGGAGGTCCGTACCCTCCTGGACGAGCGCGCGAACCGTCTGCGCGGACGCTCCGACAACACCACCGACGAATCCGTGCTCATGGTGGCGGAGTTCCCCCTGGGCGAGGAGCGCTACGCGATCCCCCTGGACTCGCTGCGCGCGGCACTGCCCCTGCGCCTGGTGACGCCGGTGCCCCTGTCCCAGCCGCACGTCATCGGCGTGCTGCGCTACCAGGGCCAGGTGCTCGCCGCGCTCAGCCTCGCCGCGCTCCTGGGTGGCCACGGCTGGCGCCAGGACCCCGCCGTGTTGCTCGTGGTGGAGCGGGGTGACGGAGAGCTGTGCGCCCTGGACTGTGAGGCCATCCCCCGTCCGTTGAGCATGCCCACCGTGGCGGTGGAGGCGGCGCGCGCGCAAACCGAGGGCCCGGTGACGCAGGTGCTCATGAGCGGCTCGCGTCAAGTCATCCACCTCATCGATCTGCCGCGCCTGTTCGCGAGCACTTCCGGGACACGCAATGTCGGTTGA
- a CDS encoding response regulator: MSANILLVDDSPTVRNILKIYLMNLKMGFVEAEDATRALQLLRLVPVKLVIADINMPGMDGITFVKQVRASPLSQVRDVPVILLTGERGGDLRQRGVEAGANAFINKPVSHHDLTETVRKFLTQN, from the coding sequence TTGAGCGCCAACATCCTCCTCGTGGATGACAGCCCGACCGTTCGCAACATCCTCAAGATCTACCTCATGAATTTGAAGATGGGGTTCGTCGAAGCGGAAGACGCGACACGGGCGTTGCAGCTCCTCCGGCTGGTGCCGGTCAAGCTCGTCATCGCCGATATCAATATGCCTGGTATGGACGGCATCACCTTCGTGAAGCAGGTCCGAGCGAGCCCGCTGTCTCAGGTTCGCGATGTGCCCGTCATCCTCCTCACGGGTGAGCGCGGCGGCGACCTGCGTCAGCGCGGTGTCGAAGCCGGAGCCAATGCCTTCATCAACAAGCCGGTTTCCCATCACGACCTGACGGAAACCGTGCGCAAATTCCTCACCCAGAATTGA